In Vicinamibacterales bacterium, the sequence AAAAATCACGCCGATGTGCCAGACATTGTCAATAATCCCGTGATTATGACGATTGGGCCAATCCGAGATCGGTTGCTCGCCTCCAGCCGGCACCGTAAGAGATTCACTGCCATAGGCTGCCACGCGCGGTGCAATTAATTCAACGGCGCCAGCGACTTCTGCGGTTGCTTCGATCACGTCTTCCCGGGTCACCGTAGGTCCAGGCAAGTCCTTATCCAGCCAGAACACAACCTCCGCTTCGAGGCCAGTCTTACCATTGATCAAATGGTCTAGCGACACCTCACGGCCAAGCTCCAACACGTTGGACGCCATAATGTGTCCAAACGCTGGATCGATAGCAACACGCGGATTGGGTTGATTAGACCACCCAATTTTCCAGCCTACCCTCGCCTCTGTCTGCTCTCGATGCTCCAACCGCAGACGCTGGATGTCGTATGCACGAGTACGGTCAATATCTGGAAAGTGCTGCGTTAACTCCGTCGAAGTAGTTTGATTGCCCATAACCCAGAGCATGTGTTGCATGATGTCTTCATCGGTCGCTTCTGGTGTAAGCGTTGACACATCCGGCTCGACCAGTGACGATTCGACGATTACATCTTCAACGGGTGGTTCTGCACCACTGCACATAGTCATACTGAGCGTTACAACTACCATTCCAGTAGCTTTCACCCAAAACCACCCGACCATCCACACTTTGTTCGTCATAACCCCTCCAGTAGACTGCTCATACGATAACGCTTTCTGACCGCTGGTTCTAGCGGCGACCCTTCAGCGTTGAACCCTCCACTAGTCGCGTCGTAAACACCAAGCCAGACTCCACCCAACGACCGCCAGCCACGATGCGTTCCTCGAACTGGCCTTCACGTATGACGTTGATCATACCCTCAGCACCAACGAAGGCTACAGACTTGGGTGCGGGGTGCGCTCTGGCGACCGCCACTCGCATCGGATGGACGCCGTCGGGGACATGGGGGCAAGATCCATCGGCCACTGACTCCGACGTGCTGTCTGGGGTCGCAAGACTACAACGGGGGAAAATGAGATGCGGAACTACCTCGGATGGCTGTTCCTGATGACGCTCGCGGTCGTGGGCTGGCTGTCGTGGTCGGGCGCCCGAGCGCAGCAGGAGCGCCCGGCGGGTGGCGCGCCTGCTGACACGTATCTGCTCCAGACGCGAGGAACGGTGGCTCCTGCGGGCGCCGACAGCGATTTCGGGTTGGGTGCCAGTCACGTCTCCCAACTCCTGCCGTTTCCACCTGAAACGAAGGGCGCACAGGTGCCGTTCGATCTCTGGCGGTACGCCGGCCGGGGCGCCAGCTCGTTCACCACCCCCGACCTGCCGATGCCCTGGGACGAGTGGCTGCGCTTCAATCAAAATCGGAAGCCGGAGCTCATGAGGGAGGTCCGTGCCCATATGGACGCCCGGTACGATTTCACGGGGGAGGCGATCGAGGGCGTCTACATGTCAGGCGGTTGGAAGCCGGTCATGCGGGGACCGGTCGCCAGACTGCCCGAGGGCGTGGTTTCCTGGGCAGCGCTGGCGACGCTGTCGGCCGACGAGATCCGAAGCCGGGAGCTCTTTCCCTTCACGCCGCTCGCGCACCCCCTGCATGCGACTGGCCACATGTTGTTCCCGCAGTCTTGGACGGCCGCGCATCCGGAGCACCAACGGATCGACGTCGATTTCGACATCCCGGACGCCTATCTCCCGGAGCTACCACCACCGCTGTTCCTGAGCACCCACCGGGAGGAGGGGGACATTACCCGCGGACGGGAAATCACGCTCGGCAACTACTTCGAGATGTTCAATGGGTTTCTGACACCCGAACAGATGGAGGGGCTCAAGGAATTACTCAATCCGGCCCCCGGAACGTGGTTCAACTACACGACCCATCGCGTGACGGCGGAGCCAAGCCAAGGAGTGTCCTGCCTCGCGTGCCACGTCAACGGCCACACCAACGGCGCGATCGAGCTGGGGCCGGACTCGCGGCCAACCCTAGCCCGGTTACGCGTCGACACGCCGACGCTACGCGGTAATTACAACCTGATGCAACTGTCCTCCAAGCGCTCGATCCGGAGTCTGGACCACTTTGCGGAGGTGGAGGAGTACTTCGACGGCGCCACTGGCACGATCGGCGGCGGGATTGGCCCAGTGGCCCGCCAGCGGCAGGTGACCAACCGGATGGGGGACTTCATGGCGCTGGTCGATTACCCACCGGCGCCCAAACTCGATTCCTTGTATCGCCTCATCCCCGAGCTGGCCACAGCGGCTGAGCTGCGAGGCGAGGCACTATTCAAGGGTAAGGGGCAGTGTGCGGTCTGTCACTATGGACCGGCCTTCACCGATGATTACATGCACGACTTGCGGGTCGAGCGCTTCTACCCTGGGCGCCCCGAGGGGCCGATCAAGACGTTCCCGTTACGTGGTATCAAGGACAGCCCGCCGTATCTACACGATGGCCGTCTCCCAACGTTGCACGACGCCGTGGAGTTCTTCAATCTCGTAATGGAGCTCAAACTGTCGTCGTCTGAGAAGGAGGACCTGGTCGCGTATCTGTTGTCGCTCTGACCGCCGCGATTCCGAAACGTATGAAAGTTGAGCGCCGGAGAAATCAAGAGGGCACCGATGAGACACGTTAGTCGCGCTGCGACCGGCTCGATGCTAGGCTCGATCGCCGCTGCCTGGCTCCTCGCTCAGATGCCGCTCCACGCGCACGTCAAGTGGTTCAGCGAGTTCGACTTCTCCGACCGGCCGCTGACATTGCCCGAAGCGGTCACGCCAACGTTCCTCGCTCTCGCCGGCCTGAGCATGGCCACGATCGCCCTGTTCGTCTATCTCGATCGCCACCTGGCGACCGCCCTCTGGTACACGCGGATCACCGCGTGGCTCGTCGCACGCCGCGAGCACAGCGTGCTGGTGATGCGGATCGGCCTCGGCGCCACACTGCTGCTCTCGTGGCAGGCGGGCACGTTGTTCGTGCCGGAGCTCGCGGTCGGTGAGTGGATCGGCTGGGTCCAATTCTTGGTGGCCTTCCTGCTGCTCTTCGATGCGGCGGTTCCGATAGCCGGAGCCGCCGTAATGGTTCTGTTCGGGGTGGGCCTGACCCAGTACGGGGCCTTCCACATGCTGGATTACACCTTCTTCATCGGGGTGGGGTACTACCTCGCCGTCAGCCGTTCGGAGAAGCCGACCTTCCGGGGGTCGGGTGTTCCTGCGCTGTATACGACGCTCGGGTTCTCCCTCTGCTGGGCCGCGCTCGAGAAGATCATCTATCCGCAGTGGAGTGCCTACCTGCTCGACGTGCACCCACAACTGACGCTCGGACTGGACCCGAGTTTCTTCCTCATCAGCGCTGCCTTTGTCGAGATAAGCCTGGGGTACTTGCTGATCATCTGTCTCCTGCAACGCCCGCTGGCCCTGCTCATCACGCTGGTTTTCTTTTTGACGACCGCGGTGTTCGGAAAGACCGAGGTAATAGGACACACCATCATTCACACCGCATTGATCGTTTTCCTGCTCGAGGGGCCCGGCGAGCGCTATCGAGCACCGATCGCGTTCCTCGAACGGGTCCGTCCCCGACCAGCCTTCGCCGCCGCGACTTTCGCACTCCTGCTCGTGATCCTGATCATCCCCTACGTGTACGTCGCCCAACGCACCTACAACCTGAACCTTTCAGCGTCTGGAACCGTCGCTCTGGTCGACCGTCCAGCCGTGGCTCCGGGCGAGCCGCGTGTCTTCTTCATCGAGCCGCAGGACGGAGCGACGGTCGAGAGCCCGGTCTCGTTCCAATTCGGAGCCGAGAACTTCACCGTCGAAGCACTGGATACCAGTCCGGGCCACGAGGGAGCCGGACATTACCAACTCGGTGTCG encodes:
- a CDS encoding DUF4399 domain-containing protein codes for the protein MRHVSRAATGSMLGSIAAAWLLAQMPLHAHVKWFSEFDFSDRPLTLPEAVTPTFLALAGLSMATIALFVYLDRHLATALWYTRITAWLVARREHSVLVMRIGLGATLLLSWQAGTLFVPELAVGEWIGWVQFLVAFLLLFDAAVPIAGAAVMVLFGVGLTQYGAFHMLDYTFFIGVGYYLAVSRSEKPTFRGSGVPALYTTLGFSLCWAALEKIIYPQWSAYLLDVHPQLTLGLDPSFFLISAAFVEISLGYLLIICLLQRPLALLITLVFFLTTAVFGKTEVIGHTIIHTALIVFLLEGPGERYRAPIAFLERVRPRPAFAAATFALLLVILIIPYVYVAQRTYNLNLSASGTVALVDRPAVAPGEPRVFFIEPQDGATVESPVSFQFGAENFTVEALDTSPGHEGAGHYQLGVDTDCLPPGTVIPEGQPWIHFPDGTSEILVQLDPGAHRFCLQPGDAEHRT